Proteins encoded together in one bacterium window:
- a CDS encoding histidine phosphatase family protein: MKTIYLVRHGKAESRDIPKEDFKRKLIKQGKKDMLQVVDRMKKQDIHPDLILTSPAPRATATARICAKHLKYKAKSIKSRKTLYEQGENALLDCVHGINEKYNSVMIVGHDPSMTAFVRYLVPDFNESLPTSGVAGIEFNTESWQEVSEGAGVLKLLDHPQPKEKKETIKSRINILHNELTDKYLSALLDMNIPLSNDIESIVRKLCRKIARETVKLQKKSGV, from the coding sequence ATGAAGACAATCTATCTCGTACGACACGGAAAAGCTGAAAGCAGGGACATCCCCAAAGAAGATTTCAAGCGAAAACTCATCAAGCAGGGTAAAAAGGATATGCTCCAGGTAGTTGACCGGATGAAAAAACAGGATATCCATCCGGACCTGATACTCACGAGCCCGGCACCACGAGCGACCGCAACAGCCCGTATTTGCGCCAAACACCTGAAATACAAGGCTAAAAGCATAAAAAGCCGTAAAACGCTCTATGAACAGGGAGAAAACGCTCTCCTCGATTGTGTTCACGGGATCAATGAAAAATACAATTCCGTCATGATAGTAGGGCATGATCCGTCAATGACCGCTTTTGTCCGGTATCTCGTTCCGGATTTCAATGAAAGCCTGCCGACAAGCGGCGTTGCGGGTATCGAATTCAATACCGAATCATGGCAGGAGGTCTCGGAGGGTGCGGGAGTGTTGAAACTGCTTGACCATCCGCAGCCGAAGGAAAAAAAGGAAACGATCAAGTCCCGTATCAACATTCTGCACAACGAACTGACCGATAAATACCTGAGCGCATTGTTAGACATGAATATCCCGCTTTCCAACGACATCGAATCGATTGTCCGGAAATTGTGCAGAAAAATTGCCCGGGAAACTGTCAAACTACAAAAGAAATCCGGAGTCTGA
- a CDS encoding DUF4405 domain-containing protein gives MKDQHKSGINKRSLNVLVMFFSCALLPPSGIILHLSDHAAASDLERQFVMSIHNFSAVLFLISAVIHMKTNWKTMMRYVSSETGMIFPCKKEAVIALIIVFGLVALFSSHVFHAG, from the coding sequence ATGAAAGATCAACATAAGTCAGGCATAAATAAAAGATCGTTAAATGTTCTTGTAATGTTTTTTTCATGTGCATTATTGCCGCCCTCCGGAATTATACTTCATCTTTCGGATCATGCGGCTGCCTCGGATTTGGAACGTCAGTTTGTGATGTCAATTCACAATTTTTCAGCGGTACTGTTTCTGATTTCCGCAGTTATACATATGAAAACAAATTGGAAAACAATGATGCGGTATGTGTCATCGGAAACAGGTATGATTTTTCCATGCAAAAAAGAAGCGGTAATTGCATTAATAATAGTTTTCGGACTTGTCGCCCTGTTTTCTTCTCATGTATTCCACGCTGGCTGA
- a CDS encoding carbon-nitrogen hydrolase family protein has product MYCRTVMIVFLGLIFASVCGLMGMETVTAAEEIGKPVRIVSLCFQHGKSLDEIIGIIDEEGARGVDLICLPEAWRGQTNPETLDGETITAVAGCAMKHHCYIVCPIDRREGEYRFNSSVLIDREGNVACVYDKIFPYWTEFDINPPVEPSHRDVQVFETDFGKVGLAICYDAKFPEVWQRLRDRGAELVVWSSAYSGATELQAFALMHHYYIVTSTWTGDCLVYDMTGACLRDEKDRSGFTIARFTLDMDRMIYHFNFNLEKRDKLLRERGDDIIEEVNLPREEWFVLRARRPGISVRALARQYGLEELRDYKDRSRRQIDEKRGFGFADTFGGYPGHPK; this is encoded by the coding sequence ATGTACTGTAGAACGGTCATGATTGTTTTCCTCGGGCTGATATTTGCCAGCGTGTGCGGCTTGATGGGCATGGAGACTGTTACGGCCGCAGAAGAGATCGGGAAACCCGTTCGTATCGTAAGTCTCTGTTTTCAGCATGGAAAGAGTCTCGATGAAATTATAGGGATTATCGATGAAGAGGGCGCCCGCGGTGTCGATCTCATCTGTCTCCCGGAAGCATGGCGCGGCCAGACGAATCCCGAGACCCTCGATGGAGAAACGATCACTGCGGTCGCGGGATGTGCGATGAAACACCACTGTTATATCGTCTGCCCCATTGACCGCAGGGAAGGGGAGTATCGCTTCAATTCCTCGGTGCTCATCGACCGTGAGGGAAACGTTGCATGCGTTTATGACAAGATATTCCCCTACTGGACCGAGTTCGATATCAATCCGCCGGTCGAACCTTCACACAGGGATGTACAGGTGTTTGAAACCGATTTCGGGAAGGTGGGGCTGGCAATCTGTTATGATGCCAAGTTTCCGGAAGTCTGGCAGCGTCTCCGTGACAGGGGAGCGGAGCTTGTTGTCTGGTCGAGCGCGTATTCCGGAGCCACCGAGCTTCAGGCATTCGCTCTCATGCACCATTATTATATCGTGACGAGCACGTGGACGGGTGACTGCCTCGTGTATGACATGACGGGCGCCTGTCTTCGCGATGAAAAGGACAGGAGCGGCTTTACCATCGCCCGTTTTACCCTCGACATGGACCGCATGATCTACCATTTCAATTTTAACCTCGAAAAACGCGATAAACTGCTCCGTGAGCGTGGCGATGATATTATCGAGGAAGTGAATCTGCCCCGTGAGGAATGGTTCGTGCTCAGGGCGCGGCGGCCCGGAATTTCAGTGAGAGCACTGGCACGGCAGTACGGGCTCGAGGAACTCCGCGATTACAAGGACCGGAGCAGGCGGCAGATCGATGAGAAACGCGGATTCGGATTTGCCGATACGTTCGGCGGTTATCCGGGACATCCGAAATAG
- a CDS encoding class I SAM-dependent methyltransferase produces the protein MSEHIAVELGNIQITMLLPLWGRAVETMKPEPLLVDRTAADIITKIDYDFSVIARNTKELSQLAWIVRSLRMDAVIREFLRKYPKATIVNIGCGLDTTFDRIDNGSLLWYDMDLPDVIELRKKFIGETDRRKFIACSFLDRDWLNRIEVRENVLFMAAGVFYYFEEYQIREFFIKIAGSFPGSEICFDACSPYGVRVANKLVIQNSGLDEKSFLKWGIKNIKEIESWDDRIRVMHEYSYFRNLKKSLTCKNRIMGLVSDLLKIQYIVHAGFSR, from the coding sequence ATGTCGGAGCACATCGCTGTAGAGCTTGGAAATATTCAGATTACCATGCTTCTGCCATTGTGGGGGCGTGCCGTTGAAACGATGAAACCGGAACCGTTGCTTGTTGACAGGACTGCCGCCGATATTATTACGAAGATCGACTATGATTTCTCCGTAATAGCCCGTAATACGAAAGAGTTAAGCCAGCTTGCATGGATTGTGCGCAGTCTCCGTATGGACGCGGTTATCAGGGAATTTCTCCGGAAATATCCGAAAGCAACTATAGTCAATATCGGATGCGGACTGGACACAACGTTCGATCGGATAGATAATGGCAGCCTTCTCTGGTACGATATGGATCTGCCGGATGTTATCGAGTTAAGAAAAAAATTTATCGGCGAAACTGACCGAAGGAAGTTTATCGCCTGTTCGTTTCTTGACAGAGACTGGTTGAACCGGATAGAGGTACGGGAAAATGTGCTGTTTATGGCGGCTGGTGTGTTCTATTATTTCGAAGAATATCAGATCAGGGAGTTTTTCATTAAAATTGCCGGTTCTTTCCCCGGAAGCGAAATCTGCTTTGACGCATGTTCGCCGTATGGTGTCAGAGTCGCCAATAAGCTGGTAATACAAAACAGCGGCCTGGATGAGAAATCATTTCTGAAATGGGGTATAAAGAACATAAAGGAAATCGAGTCATGGGATGACAGGATTAGAGTAATGCATGAGTACTCGTATTTCAGGAATTTGAAAAAATCATTAACATGTAAAAACAGAATCATGGGTCTTGTTTCCGACCTTCTTAAAATCCAGTATATAGTCCATGCCGGTTTCAGTAGGTAG
- a CDS encoding SDR family oxidoreductase, with product MKLKGKVALVTGGTKGIGAATALRLAGYGADVAVLGRYDDDDAQKVIKAIESKGSRCIMITADMARPEDAVRAVNETIGKLGGIDVLVHNAGGGVPGGILDVTPEEWHHAFDVHVHAAFYLCRTALPHMKSKGEGSIVFMSSVAGIQAGPGSITYGVVKGALPQFARSLARELGDFNIRVNCVAPGIIRTRFHEKMTPEQKKHNIENRIPLHREGTADDVADAIVFLVQNDFITGEIVVIDGGMTMRIG from the coding sequence ATGAAATTGAAGGGGAAAGTGGCGTTGGTCACCGGCGGAACAAAGGGGATCGGAGCGGCGACCGCCCTCAGGCTTGCCGGATACGGCGCGGATGTGGCTGTTCTGGGCAGGTACGACGATGACGATGCTCAAAAAGTAATAAAGGCAATCGAGTCGAAGGGCTCACGGTGTATCATGATTACCGCTGATATGGCCAGGCCCGAAGATGCTGTCCGGGCGGTAAACGAAACAATCGGAAAGCTCGGGGGAATCGATGTGCTCGTTCATAACGCGGGCGGCGGTGTTCCCGGAGGTATCCTCGATGTGACGCCGGAAGAATGGCATCACGCCTTTGATGTTCATGTCCATGCGGCTTTTTATCTCTGCCGCACCGCGCTTCCCCATATGAAGTCAAAGGGTGAAGGCTCCATCGTTTTCATGTCGTCGGTCGCCGGGATTCAGGCCGGTCCCGGTTCAATCACCTATGGAGTGGTCAAGGGCGCCCTTCCGCAGTTTGCGCGGTCGCTTGCCCGTGAGCTCGGGGATTTCAACATCCGTGTCAACTGTGTGGCGCCGGGTATCATACGGACGCGGTTCCATGAAAAAATGACACCGGAACAGAAAAAGCACAACATAGAAAACCGTATTCCCCTGCATCGTGAGGGCACGGCCGATGATGTTGCGGATGCCATCGTTTTTCTCGTGCAGAACGATTTTATTACCGGGGAGATTGTTGTTATCGACGGTGGTATGACCATGAGAATTGGATGA
- a CDS encoding CHAD domain-containing protein — MFRTEMLEFFIVHLNSIEHNYMLALEQNDPEGIHDLRVELKRMRAFFNLTESINPDFDARRNFKCFRRISKKTNMLRDTQVQQKLLEAIKTSVKTDAGEYEMFLKTREAENREIFRTLSENNPLIKLQKKKKVINAALKVISPVWAETKVQGRFYNLRNDIILLVNSISSRNIKLHKVRVLAKEMHYCFEIIQQCFFLFPAASDFIENIAKMHKILGKWHDYEVGGAFLKEFLETGGKNIPHEPYKQLNDYMSHEKGELRKAFRPAFDIFKQTALAL, encoded by the coding sequence ATGTTTCGTACTGAAATGCTCGAATTTTTCATTGTACACCTCAACAGCATCGAACACAACTATATGCTTGCCCTCGAGCAGAACGACCCGGAAGGGATTCATGATTTACGGGTGGAACTGAAGCGTATGCGCGCTTTTTTCAATCTCACGGAATCTATCAATCCCGATTTCGATGCCCGCCGTAATTTCAAGTGTTTCAGGAGAATATCCAAGAAAACGAACATGCTGAGGGATACACAGGTACAGCAGAAGCTGCTGGAAGCCATAAAAACCTCAGTAAAGACCGATGCAGGCGAATACGAAATGTTTCTCAAAACCAGGGAAGCGGAAAACCGCGAGATATTCCGGACATTATCCGAAAATAATCCCCTGATAAAACTGCAAAAAAAGAAAAAAGTTATCAATGCCGCATTAAAGGTAATAAGCCCGGTGTGGGCAGAGACAAAAGTCCAGGGGCGATTCTACAACCTGAGAAACGATATAATCCTCCTTGTCAATTCAATCAGCAGCAGAAACATAAAACTCCATAAAGTCAGAGTTCTCGCCAAGGAAATGCATTACTGTTTCGAGATTATTCAGCAGTGTTTCTTCCTGTTCCCCGCAGCAAGCGATTTTATCGAAAATATCGCAAAAATGCACAAAATACTGGGGAAATGGCACGACTATGAAGTGGGAGGAGCGTTCCTGAAAGAATTTCTTGAAACCGGAGGCAAGAACATCCCGCATGAACCGTACAAACAATTAAACGATTATATGAGCCATGAAAAGGGAGAGTTACGGAAAGCCTTCAGACCCGCATTCGATATATTCAAACAAACCGCTTTAGCACTCTGA
- a CDS encoding alcohol dehydrogenase catalytic domain-containing protein — MKAAVLTEYKKIEWLDVPMPTIGDSDVLVKVTYASICGTDQHIFNGEFHPRTKLPLVPGHEFVGTIAEMGKNVTGHAIGERVAVDPIIWCGKCPACEIHHYPACTSLKLLGIDMDGGFAEYVTAKSSMLYPIADSITDRDSALVEPYSVGFHASRRAGVQKGDRIAIFGAGKIGQSILQAARTISKNDFYIIDVVEKRLDIVRKAYPDVITINAREAHPVEVIREKTGGRGVDIAFECAGKALEIEGRYHPVRQAIHAIRGAGKVCVLSLENTEVSLVMKELIWKEGLLVTSRVSHGEYKDALEHLAIGDLHPEALITAVMHMSEAQKAFEMIEHEPEKYLKVLMTTA, encoded by the coding sequence ATGAAAGCGGCAGTATTGACGGAATACAAAAAGATCGAATGGCTGGATGTTCCCATGCCCACTATCGGTGATTCGGATGTTCTTGTGAAAGTCACTTACGCGAGCATTTGCGGGACCGACCAGCATATTTTCAACGGGGAATTTCATCCTCGTACAAAGCTCCCGCTCGTTCCGGGTCATGAATTTGTGGGAACGATAGCCGAAATGGGAAAAAACGTCACGGGTCATGCCATCGGAGAACGTGTCGCGGTCGATCCCATCATCTGGTGCGGAAAGTGCCCGGCATGCGAGATTCACCACTACCCGGCGTGTACATCGCTCAAACTCCTCGGTATCGATATGGATGGTGGTTTTGCGGAGTACGTTACCGCAAAAAGCTCGATGCTCTATCCGATCGCGGACTCGATCACAGACCGTGATTCCGCCCTCGTCGAGCCCTATTCGGTCGGATTCCATGCCTCACGGCGTGCGGGTGTGCAGAAAGGCGACCGGATCGCGATTTTCGGCGCCGGAAAGATCGGGCAGTCCATCCTGCAGGCAGCCCGGACGATTTCAAAGAATGATTTTTACATCATCGATGTTGTGGAGAAACGGCTCGATATAGTCAGAAAAGCGTATCCCGATGTTATAACCATAAACGCCCGCGAAGCCCATCCCGTCGAGGTTATCCGTGAAAAGACCGGGGGCCGCGGAGTCGATATCGCCTTCGAATGCGCCGGAAAGGCGCTCGAAATCGAAGGTCGTTACCACCCGGTCCGTCAGGCTATCCACGCCATACGGGGCGCCGGAAAGGTCTGTGTCCTGAGCCTCGAAAATACCGAGGTTTCCCTTGTCATGAAGGAACTGATATGGAAAGAGGGGCTGCTCGTCACTTCGCGTGTCTCGCACGGCGAGTACAAGGATGCGCTCGAACATCTCGCAATCGGCGATCTTCATCCGGAAGCTCTCATTACCGCTGTCATGCATATGAGCGAGGCGCAGAAGGCCTTTGAGATGATCGAGCACGAGCCGGAGAAGTACCTTAAGGTTCTGATGACAACAGCATAA
- a CDS encoding EFR1 family ferrodoxin (N-terminal region resembles flavodoxins. C-terminal ferrodoxin region binds two 4Fe-4S clusters.) — protein sequence MTTDIYFYSGTGNSLWTARRLAEELGNTTLHPISKIDTPVSGAPDGAVGLVFPVHMWGVPHKVLRFIDFLAEDTPNYFFAVAVNAGQVAATLLQLRKVMSMKGLTLSAGYDLVMPSNYIPWGGPGAEEKWRPKIDTANEKIRRIAREVAQKTMKPMDKGPLWQNILFSWLYGISFKRVAQMDKSFHADEKCNSCGICAKVCPAENIEIAEGKPRWLHRCEQCLACIQWCPREAIQYGKKTAMYKRYHHPEVALGDILACAPGSGK from the coding sequence ATGACAACAGATATCTATTTTTATTCAGGGACAGGCAATTCCCTCTGGACAGCGCGCAGGCTGGCGGAAGAACTCGGGAATACAACGCTGCATCCTATCTCGAAAATCGACACTCCAGTCTCCGGCGCCCCGGATGGCGCAGTCGGACTCGTGTTTCCGGTGCATATGTGGGGTGTTCCCCATAAGGTCTTGCGGTTCATCGATTTCCTTGCCGAAGATACCCCGAATTACTTCTTCGCCGTGGCGGTGAATGCGGGACAGGTGGCAGCGACGCTTCTCCAACTCCGCAAGGTGATGAGCATGAAAGGACTGACCCTGTCCGCCGGATATGATCTGGTCATGCCATCGAATTACATCCCCTGGGGCGGTCCCGGGGCGGAGGAAAAATGGCGACCGAAAATCGACACCGCCAATGAAAAAATCAGAAGAATTGCCCGTGAAGTCGCCCAAAAGACGATGAAGCCAATGGACAAGGGGCCGCTCTGGCAGAATATTCTTTTCTCCTGGCTATACGGGATATCTTTTAAAAGAGTCGCACAGATGGACAAAAGCTTTCATGCCGATGAAAAATGCAACTCGTGCGGCATCTGCGCAAAAGTCTGTCCCGCAGAGAATATCGAGATCGCCGAAGGTAAACCGAGATGGCTCCACCGCTGCGAACAGTGTCTTGCCTGTATCCAGTGGTGCCCCCGTGAAGCGATTCAATACGGCAAAAAAACAGCCATGTACAAGCGGTATCATCATCCCGAAGTGGCTCTGGGCGATATTTTAGCCTGTGCTCCGGGCTCAGGAAAGTAA
- a CDS encoding chitobiase/beta-hexosaminidase C-terminal domain-containing protein, with the protein MTHFTRFHAYMALFVVIVTFSVTVRAQQSANPDYFRGGEVDIISSSHQDIGWMDTPEKCIESRDLKVITPALERLKENPEFRFVMEDMLSLMEYLGRHPERKEEIRRLTAAGRFEWGATYNQPYESMYDGEALIRQTYLGRKWLKKNLPGCDSRTAWSPDVPGRAMQMPQILAKAGIRYLHMSRHEKGFYRWLSPDGTGVLAFSPGHYHWSGEIFRESMAQADHTTIVEKTRGFEAIAQSLSERLKADEKYYKEHGIGPRYGLIYSTDFSGPANLDELFKDWNGAVDRGNYGPDRKPFTMPKLQYATGESFLKAVSEGNPKFDTITGERPDVWLYIHGPTHHRAISAGRDAARLLTAAEEFSTIEALLSGGFGAYPADELTGAWSEAIYPDHGWGGYNGHITDRIFRDKMESGRDRARKVLDSALVSIAGRVAVKDVGIPVVVFNDLSWKRTDPVVCTVNVYGRENTMFRLVDALGRDISYQVIPGSDGGRPGDEELRIVFVAADVPSIGYKTYYLLMGESPRVTGSPVTDKNGVVENDYYRIEFAPGGIRQIFDRELNKPVLKTDKFLGAELFTMQSVGNGAGEFAEVQQPTMDGFEKLSDYKPSWMCTENGPVRSVYETARKINHCTVRERVIVYHTVKRIDCEFDLLGWDGTNSREFRLAFPLDMTGGKVAYEVPMGVVEVGKSEIAGAAGERYVQKCSEVRPREVQDWFGASDGKTGITISSSVAVFDWADPTEAAVSYPVLQPVLLASRRSCHGEGNWYLQAGDHSYRFSIYSHGGDWHNGYKLGKQSNRPLRVVSSPVTAARPSLPEEMSFCTVGPGDVIVSTVKKCEDDDTVIVRCYEVGGNDTQAAIEWFTPVVKAELTNIIEEEGVPVESTAGKIPVKMGHHAIETVKLNPQAWAYTPGDIMPPSPPVFTPSGGIYRESSLKVSLTAQPVGAEIRYTVDGTEPDERSTLYAAPLVLKGNTRIQARAFVPGRSASRASDADFRVGMSPAVKVSSVVNGLDYEYFEGSWSMMPDFSALKALKKGTAQHFGLEPADPGDNYGLRFSGYIDVPEDGIYTFYTTSDDGSRLLIDNQVLVDNDGLHWPITKEGAIALKKGRHMIVVLYFQGGGNKSFEVGYEGPGVKRQIIPDSVLFRKKTD; encoded by the coding sequence ATGACACATTTCACCCGTTTCCATGCATATATGGCTTTGTTTGTTGTCATCGTCACCTTCTCCGTCACTGTCCGGGCGCAGCAAAGCGCGAATCCTGATTATTTCAGAGGCGGTGAGGTGGATATCATCTCTTCGAGTCACCAGGACATCGGATGGATGGACACACCGGAAAAGTGCATCGAGTCGCGCGATCTGAAAGTCATCACACCTGCCCTCGAACGGTTGAAAGAAAATCCTGAATTCCGTTTCGTCATGGAGGATATGCTTTCCCTTATGGAATATCTCGGCCGTCACCCGGAACGGAAAGAGGAGATCAGACGGCTGACTGCGGCGGGACGGTTCGAGTGGGGTGCGACCTACAACCAGCCGTACGAGTCCATGTATGACGGCGAGGCGCTCATCCGGCAGACATACCTCGGACGGAAGTGGCTGAAAAAGAACCTGCCGGGCTGCGATTCACGTACCGCATGGAGTCCCGATGTTCCGGGACGGGCGATGCAGATGCCGCAGATACTTGCCAAAGCCGGTATCAGGTACCTTCACATGAGTCGTCACGAAAAAGGTTTCTACCGGTGGCTCAGCCCGGACGGCACCGGTGTGCTCGCGTTCTCTCCGGGTCACTACCACTGGTCGGGCGAGATATTCCGCGAGAGCATGGCGCAGGCGGATCACACCACGATTGTGGAGAAAACCCGCGGTTTCGAGGCGATAGCACAAAGCCTTTCGGAACGGCTGAAGGCTGACGAGAAGTACTATAAGGAGCATGGTATCGGTCCCCGGTACGGCCTCATTTACTCGACCGATTTCAGCGGCCCCGCTAACCTCGATGAGCTCTTTAAGGATTGGAACGGAGCGGTCGACAGGGGTAATTACGGCCCCGACAGAAAGCCGTTTACCATGCCGAAACTCCAATACGCGACCGGGGAATCCTTCCTGAAAGCGGTGTCCGAAGGCAATCCGAAGTTCGATACCATTACCGGCGAGCGCCCGGATGTCTGGCTCTACATTCATGGGCCGACGCATCACCGGGCAATATCGGCAGGCCGTGATGCGGCGCGTCTTCTCACTGCTGCGGAGGAATTTTCGACCATCGAGGCTCTCCTTTCCGGCGGATTCGGAGCCTACCCGGCGGATGAACTTACCGGAGCGTGGTCCGAGGCGATTTACCCCGATCATGGCTGGGGCGGATACAACGGTCACATTACGGACAGGATCTTCAGGGACAAGATGGAGTCGGGGAGAGACAGAGCCCGTAAAGTGCTCGACAGCGCGCTTGTTTCCATTGCCGGTCGTGTGGCTGTCAAGGATGTCGGAATCCCCGTTGTCGTCTTCAACGATCTCTCGTGGAAGCGGACAGACCCCGTGGTCTGCACCGTTAACGTGTACGGCAGGGAAAATACGATGTTCAGGCTCGTCGATGCGCTCGGACGCGATATATCGTACCAGGTGATTCCCGGCTCGGATGGCGGACGTCCGGGCGATGAGGAACTCAGAATCGTTTTCGTGGCCGCCGATGTGCCGTCCATCGGTTACAAGACCTATTACCTGTTAATGGGTGAATCCCCGCGTGTCACTGGATCGCCCGTTACTGACAAAAACGGCGTTGTGGAGAATGATTATTACCGCATCGAATTCGCCCCCGGGGGAATCAGGCAGATTTTTGACCGTGAATTGAACAAGCCCGTTCTGAAAACCGACAAATTCCTTGGCGCCGAGCTCTTTACCATGCAGTCCGTCGGCAACGGCGCCGGCGAGTTTGCCGAGGTGCAGCAGCCGACCATGGATGGCTTCGAAAAACTGAGCGACTACAAGCCATCCTGGATGTGCACGGAAAACGGCCCGGTACGGAGCGTCTATGAAACTGCCCGGAAGATCAATCACTGCACCGTCCGCGAGCGGGTGATTGTATACCATACCGTCAAGCGTATCGACTGCGAGTTCGATCTGCTCGGCTGGGACGGCACGAATTCACGGGAGTTCCGACTGGCGTTTCCGCTCGATATGACAGGCGGGAAGGTTGCCTACGAAGTACCGATGGGTGTCGTCGAGGTCGGTAAAAGCGAGATTGCGGGCGCCGCCGGTGAACGCTACGTACAGAAATGCTCGGAGGTTCGCCCCCGCGAGGTGCAGGACTGGTTCGGCGCCTCGGATGGAAAGACCGGTATTACGATCAGTTCGAGCGTGGCGGTATTCGACTGGGCCGACCCGACCGAGGCTGCGGTATCGTACCCGGTGCTCCAGCCGGTTTTGCTTGCCAGCAGGCGGAGCTGCCACGGCGAGGGGAACTGGTATCTTCAGGCGGGAGATCATTCATACCGCTTCTCGATTTATTCGCACGGCGGCGACTGGCATAACGGGTATAAACTCGGAAAACAGTCGAACCGTCCGCTGCGGGTGGTGAGTTCGCCTGTGACGGCGGCCCGCCCGTCCCTGCCCGAAGAGATGAGTTTCTGCACAGTCGGGCCCGGTGACGTCATCGTCAGCACGGTCAAGAAATGCGAGGACGACGATACCGTGATCGTCCGCTGTTATGAGGTCGGAGGAAACGATACACAGGCTGCGATCGAGTGGTTTACACCGGTCGTAAAAGCCGAATTGACCAATATCATCGAAGAGGAAGGTGTCCCGGTCGAATCCACCGCGGGAAAGATACCGGTAAAAATGGGGCATCACGCAATCGAGACGGTGAAGCTGAATCCGCAGGCATGGGCATATACGCCCGGAGATATCATGCCGCCCTCGCCGCCCGTATTTACGCCATCAGGGGGAATATACAGGGAATCGTCGCTGAAAGTGAGCCTGACCGCACAGCCGGTCGGTGCGGAAATACGCTATACTGTTGACGGAACCGAGCCGGATGAACGGTCGACGCTCTATGCCGCGCCGCTCGTTTTGAAGGGGAATACCCGCATACAGGCGCGGGCATTTGTGCCGGGAAGATCGGCAAGCAGAGCATCGGACGCTGATTTCCGTGTCGGGATGAGCCCCGCAGTGAAGGTCTCCTCCGTGGTGAACGGGCTCGATTACGAGTATTTCGAGGGGTCATGGAGCATGATGCCCGATTTTTCCGCCCTGAAAGCCCTTAAAAAGGGAACGGCGCAGCATTTCGGGCTCGAACCGGCCGATCCCGGAGATAATTACGGACTTCGTTTCAGCGGGTACATCGATGTTCCCGAAGATGGCATCTATACATTCTACACGACTTCGGACGACGGCAGCAGGCTGCTGATCGATAATCAGGTGCTTGTCGACAATGACGGTCTCCACTGGCCGATCACAAAAGAAGGGGCAATCGCTCTCAAAAAGGGCAGGCACATGATAGTTGTCCTGTATTTTCAGGGCGGAGGAAATAAATCGTTCGAGGTCGGATACGAGGGGCCGGGAGTTAAGCGGCAGATCATACCGGATTCGGTGCTCTTCCGGAAGAAAACCGACTAA